In one window of Mercurialis annua linkage group LG4, ddMerAnnu1.2, whole genome shotgun sequence DNA:
- the LOC126679375 gene encoding probable ubiquitin-conjugating enzyme E2 16 — protein sequence MTSSSAASRKALSKIACNRLQKELVEWQVNPPSGFKHKVTDNLQRWVIEVNGASGTLYSNETYQLQVDFPEHYPMEAPQVIFLHPAPLHPHIYSNGHICLDILYDSWSPAMTVSSVCISILSMLSSSTVKQRPEDNDRYVKNCRNGRSPKETRWWFHDDKV from the exons ATGACCAGCTCCTCCGCCGCCTCTCGCAAG GCACTGAGTAAGATAGCATGCAATCGTCTGCAAAAGGAGCTTGTGGAGTGGCAGGTCAACCCTCCTTCTGGCTTCAAACACAAAGTCACTGATAATCTTCAaag ATGGGTAATAGAAGTAAATGGAGCCTCTGGAACTTTGTATTCCAATGAAACTTATCAGCTTCAAGTTGATTTTCCTGAACACTATCCCATGGAAGCTCCCCAG GTTATTTTTCTTCATCCGGCTCCACTTCACCCTCATATTTATAGCAATGGACACATTTGTTTAG ATATATTATATGATTCATGGTCCCCTGCCATGACTGTTAGTTCTGTCTGCATCAGTATTCTCTCAATGCTGTCGAGCTCAACTGTGAAG CAACGCCCTGAAGACAATGATCGGTATGTAAAGAACTGTAGAAATGGCAGATCTCCGAAGGAGACTAGGTGGTGGTTTCACGACGATAAAGTGTAA
- the LOC126677884 gene encoding protein CHLORORESPIRATORY REDUCTION 42, chloroplastic-like: MASLSLSILKFTNSASSFNMATKCEPSSSKLEIGSPIVVVEAPKMIKTAASVPCLRVNSGLVKPGDVGRVVSRKPKDVWAVRLSIGTYLIDGKYFKPLQQ, encoded by the exons atgGCATCACTATCTCTATCAATCTTGAAATTTACCAACTCTGCCTCAAGCTTCAATATGGCTACTAAATGTGAACCATCGTCGTCCAAACTTGAGATAGGTTCACCAATTGTGGTTGTTGAAGCTCCCAAAATGATCAAGACGGCAGCTTCCGTGCCATGCCTCCGAGTTAATTCCGGATTAGTCAAACCCGGTGATGTGGGGAG AGTTGTATCAAGAAAACCGAAAGATGTATGGGCAGTTCGTCTCAGCATTGGAACATATCTTATTGATGGCAAATATTTCAAGCCCCTCCAGCAGTGA